One segment of Methylotenera versatilis 79 DNA contains the following:
- a CDS encoding tetratricopeptide repeat protein has protein sequence MANSGKSAFNSQPTQQEIQQLIGLLNNNQLVQAESIAKKLISKYPNIFILHHVLSLALDGQQKFAESVASYKNSLKLQPNTPDLLFNLGIALTHIQQFDDAIATYQKAIQLKPDFFEAYGNLGTVLQTQGQLIAAIESYQKGLKINPQDARGYFNLGTALRDNGALTEAVSSYKNAISLFPNYTDAHNNLGETHRDLGDMNAAVKCYQAALALNPNHAQANYNMAEFCYLAKRYLDAIPYFEASQLDDWQERRLYCLYKAEKFEDFKSQRDALIINSKHTSPFLATLSTHYSINFHELDPYNFCKNGLDFVYRKSIPELVNTDLLQALLNDINTADIAERKQGRLTNGQQSAGNLFKRNEASFQTLAGLIKQQFLAYKNHFIDADCELIESFPDELEFTSSWYVKMQQGGHLSAHIHELGWISGAVYLAMPSINGLEGAFEYGTHGDDYPIMDIVNHTQFPTAQIIPNVGDIVLFPSSLFHRTIPFNSRHNRICIAFDLKPAVQNNPNKKAK, from the coding sequence ATGGCAAATTCAGGCAAATCTGCATTCAACTCACAACCGACACAACAAGAAATCCAACAATTGATTGGCTTGCTTAACAACAATCAATTGGTGCAGGCAGAAAGCATCGCTAAAAAATTAATCAGCAAATACCCCAATATTTTCATCTTGCATCATGTATTAAGTTTGGCTTTAGATGGTCAACAAAAGTTTGCCGAATCAGTCGCCAGTTATAAAAATTCACTTAAATTACAACCCAATACGCCGGATTTGCTTTTTAACTTAGGCATTGCCTTAACGCATATTCAGCAATTTGACGACGCGATTGCGACTTATCAAAAAGCCATTCAACTTAAGCCAGATTTTTTTGAAGCTTATGGCAATTTAGGTACGGTTTTACAAACGCAAGGGCAATTAATCGCCGCGATTGAAAGCTACCAAAAAGGCTTAAAAATCAATCCGCAAGATGCGCGTGGTTATTTTAATCTGGGCACTGCTTTACGCGATAACGGCGCATTAACTGAGGCAGTTAGCAGTTATAAAAACGCTATTTCTCTATTCCCCAATTACACAGATGCACACAATAATTTAGGTGAAACACACCGCGATTTAGGCGATATGAATGCGGCCGTAAAGTGTTATCAAGCAGCACTGGCGTTAAATCCCAATCACGCACAAGCCAATTACAATATGGCGGAATTCTGTTATTTGGCCAAACGCTATTTGGATGCAATTCCTTATTTTGAAGCGTCACAATTAGATGACTGGCAAGAACGGCGCTTGTATTGCTTATATAAAGCAGAAAAATTCGAGGATTTTAAAAGCCAAAGAGATGCGCTAATTATTAACAGTAAACATACGTCACCTTTTTTGGCCACTTTATCCACCCATTACAGCATTAACTTTCATGAGCTAGATCCGTATAACTTCTGTAAAAACGGTTTAGATTTTGTCTATCGAAAATCCATTCCAGAGTTGGTTAATACGGATTTATTGCAAGCATTATTGAATGACATTAATACGGCTGATATTGCTGAGCGCAAACAAGGCCGACTGACTAATGGACAGCAATCCGCCGGCAATTTATTTAAACGCAATGAAGCCTCCTTTCAAACATTAGCAGGCCTGATTAAACAACAGTTTTTAGCCTATAAAAACCATTTCATCGATGCCGATTGTGAGCTGATTGAATCATTCCCGGATGAATTGGAATTCACCAGTTCTTGGTATGTAAAAATGCAGCAAGGCGGACATTTAAGCGCGCATATTCACGAACTTGGCTGGATAAGTGGCGCAGTCTATTTGGCGATGCCCAGCATCAATGGGCTTGAAGGTGCATTTGAGTACGGCACGCATGGCGACGATTATCCCATCATGGATATAGTAAATCACACGCAATTTCCCACCGCACAGATTATCCCGAACGTAGGGGATATTGTGCTATTTCCGTCTTCGCTTTTCCATCGTACCATCCCTTTTAACAGCAGACATAACCGCATTTGTATTGCGTTTGATTTAAAGCCAGCGGTTCAGAATAATCCCAACAAAAAAGCAAAATAG
- a CDS encoding YhjD/YihY/BrkB family envelope integrity protein translates to MAKPLPQDFKPASAEKISVEDNLALNKAMANKLSRIKNLAQHPAFLKPLAAYSNHEYATPLFVLRETLGGFTRHNILSLSASLSFYALFALIPLILLIFFLLSHLVFSSDYAIVKLAILTGNLVPEFSNKIMTEVYSATQTKAAWGALGVFVLLWTITPLASNMRSAFYTIATMVEAPSYFRRKIKDVLSVLGILLLFFLFTFAGFMIEKIVRFLALHLPVLEINIVGSISTLLLITLLIAVFYKIFFPMRIAFTHLFLGASLTALLWLLMRPAFGLFLSINENYGAIFGSMKAMFVSITWLYINFAVFLLGIELIATLRKKDVLLLKGLFNGMPNKSNYIETLMRRYGHTLRQGETIYARGNTERNLYYVVDGSVNLVDNGKVVRELNAGDYFGEMAMLSEKPTMADAIIASPEARIIVIYAEYVDTMMSDEPRVAVQLLKRMAARLQNSFN, encoded by the coding sequence TTGGCTAAACCTTTACCGCAAGACTTTAAACCCGCTTCAGCTGAAAAAATTTCAGTTGAAGATAATCTTGCATTGAATAAAGCCATGGCAAACAAGTTATCCAGAATTAAAAATCTAGCGCAGCATCCTGCTTTTTTAAAGCCACTGGCCGCCTATTCTAACCATGAATACGCGACACCTTTATTTGTATTACGCGAAACACTCGGTGGATTTACGCGTCACAACATATTAAGTTTATCGGCTTCGCTATCGTTTTATGCGCTGTTCGCGTTAATACCGTTAATTCTGTTAATTTTCTTCTTGTTAAGCCATCTGGTTTTTTCTTCCGATTACGCCATTGTCAAACTGGCGATTCTTACTGGTAATTTAGTGCCGGAATTCAGTAATAAAATCATGACCGAAGTTTATAGCGCGACGCAAACAAAAGCCGCTTGGGGGGCGCTGGGCGTATTTGTGCTGTTATGGACCATCACACCGCTAGCATCCAATATGCGCTCCGCCTTTTATACCATTGCCACAATGGTAGAAGCGCCCTCTTACTTTAGACGAAAAATTAAAGATGTTTTGTCGGTATTAGGCATCTTGTTATTGTTTTTTCTATTTACCTTTGCTGGATTTATGATTGAAAAAATCGTGCGTTTTTTAGCGCTGCATTTACCTGTCTTAGAAATCAATATTGTCGGCTCAATCAGCACGTTGTTATTGATTACGCTTTTAATCGCCGTGTTTTATAAAATATTTTTTCCGATGCGCATCGCTTTTACGCACCTGTTTTTAGGCGCCAGCTTAACCGCTTTATTATGGCTATTAATGCGCCCTGCATTTGGCTTATTTTTATCCATCAACGAAAACTATGGTGCGATTTTTGGCAGTATGAAAGCCATGTTTGTGTCTATTACTTGGCTGTATATCAATTTTGCGGTATTTTTATTGGGCATAGAACTCATCGCCACCTTGCGTAAAAAAGATGTGTTGTTATTGAAAGGCCTATTTAATGGCATGCCCAACAAATCCAATTATATTGAAACCTTAATGCGCCGTTATGGACATACATTACGCCAAGGTGAAACGATTTATGCACGCGGCAATACTGAGCGCAACCTATATTATGTGGTCGACGGCAGCGTTAATCTGGTTGATAACGGTAAAGTTGTGCGTGAATTAAACGCTGGCGACTATTTTGGCGAAATGGCTATGTTAAGTGAAAAGCCAACCATGGCGGATGCGATAATCGCTTCACCCGAAGCGCGTATCATCGTGATTTATGCGGAATATGTTGATACGATGATGTCCGACGAACCAAGAGTGGCGGTGCAATTATTAAAACGCATGGCGGCAAGGTTACAAAATAGCTTTAATTAA
- a CDS encoding HD-GYP domain-containing protein codes for MKNGQMFDDCSVLIVDDQSTSRTILSHVIKNINPKTRVIEKHNPEQALEWATEHTADLVFVDYVMPEMNGIDFIRLLKTLPKYDAVPVVMITIKKDAETRYSALDAGVADFVSKPVDVHECTARARNLLTMRSQHISLQNKSTLLESLVRAATAEIKSREKETLMRLARAGEHKDYDTALHLHRMSLYSRAIAEAIGLNEEEAEIIELSSPLHDIGKIGIPDSILLKKGPLDEHELKIMRRHPLIGYEILENSPSKYLQKGGEIALSHHERYDGTGYPYALKGNDIPLSARIVAIADVFDALTSVRPYKEAWSIDQAYAYIESESGKHFDPEMVAAIVSIRSKIEKILNEHATAIH; via the coding sequence ATGAAAAATGGACAAATGTTTGATGATTGCTCTGTATTGATTGTGGATGATCAATCGACTAGCAGAACGATTCTCTCGCATGTGATTAAAAATATTAATCCAAAGACCAGAGTAATTGAAAAACATAATCCTGAGCAGGCTTTGGAGTGGGCAACTGAACATACCGCAGATTTAGTGTTTGTGGATTATGTGATGCCTGAAATGAATGGTATTGATTTTATTCGCCTACTCAAAACCTTACCTAAGTACGATGCTGTTCCGGTAGTGATGATTACCATTAAAAAAGATGCCGAAACGCGTTACTCTGCTTTGGATGCAGGCGTGGCAGATTTTGTTAGCAAACCGGTAGATGTGCATGAATGCACTGCGCGGGCTCGCAACTTGTTAACCATGCGCAGCCAACATATTTCATTACAAAACAAAAGTACGTTGCTTGAAAGTTTAGTCAGAGCCGCCACTGCTGAAATTAAATCACGCGAAAAAGAAACCTTGATGCGCCTTGCCCGTGCCGGTGAGCATAAAGATTACGACACCGCTTTGCATTTGCATCGCATGTCTTTATACAGCCGCGCAATCGCAGAAGCGATTGGCCTGAATGAAGAAGAGGCCGAAATTATCGAGTTATCATCACCATTGCATGACATTGGGAAGATTGGTATCCCAGACAGCATCTTGCTCAAAAAAGGTCCTTTGGATGAACATGAATTAAAGATCATGCGCAGACATCCACTGATTGGTTATGAGATTCTTGAAAATAGCCCTTCTAAATATTTACAAAAAGGTGGTGAAATCGCACTGTCTCATCATGAGCGCTATGATGGAACTGGCTACCCATATGCACTTAAAGGCAACGATATTCCTTTATCAGCAAGGATTGTGGCAATTGCAGATGTATTTGACGCATTAACCAGCGTGCGCCCTTACAAGGAAGCTTGGAGTATTGATCAGGCGTATGCATATATTGAAAGCGAAAGTGGCAAACACTTTGACCCTGAAATGGTGGCTGCAATCGTATCGATTCGCAGCAAGATTGAAAAAATCCTAAACGAGCATGCAACTGCAATTCATTAA
- a CDS encoding PQQ-dependent dehydrogenase, methanol/ethanol family: protein MKFNTIKLALGLVAGATLAMPMVASAAADQEAAMKDANNWAHPRGQHNNQGYSTLSQINKGNVKNLKAAWTFATGVNRGHEGSPVVVGNMMYLHTAFPNNVYALDLNDNQKIVWSYFPKQDPSVQAVLCCDNVSRGLGYGDGKIYLQQNDGNLVALDAKTGAKAWSVLVNDPKVGATNTNAPHVIKDKVLTGCSGAEFGVRCFIAAYNLKDGSLAWKAYSTGPDAEVMLGSDFNSANPLYNALSVYADVNGGNKQGGSFKTLDAASIKGGEKELGTRTWLKPQAVKDGWQHGGGSVWGWWPYDARTNLVYYGTGNPSVWNPDVRPGDNKWSMTIFARDLDTGIAKWGMQMTPHDEWDYDGINEVILFDKGGKTYAWHHDRNGFAYTWQAGNGTLVAAEKVHPFVNWATGVDLKTGVPAKDGKYSTHQDYNAKGICPAALGTKDQQPAAYSPKTGLVYTPLNHVCMTYEPVESKYVAGQPWVGATLTMFAGPDGVMGGFGAYNPMTNKKVWYNKEKFSAWGGALTTATDLVFYGTLDRWLKAVDAQSGKELWKFQVGSGVIGNSFTYGNKGKQYVGVLSGIGGWAGVAMNLGMTNDTDALGAAGGYKELTKYNAAPGGGALTVFSL from the coding sequence ATGAAATTCAATACAATCAAGCTGGCTCTAGGTCTAGTTGCAGGCGCTACATTGGCAATGCCAATGGTTGCATCAGCAGCAGCAGATCAAGAAGCGGCAATGAAAGATGCAAATAACTGGGCACATCCACGTGGCCAACACAATAACCAAGGCTACAGCACACTTTCACAAATCAACAAAGGTAACGTAAAAAACCTTAAAGCAGCTTGGACATTCGCAACCGGTGTAAACCGTGGTCACGAAGGTTCACCAGTTGTTGTTGGTAACATGATGTATCTACACACTGCATTCCCGAACAATGTATACGCATTAGATTTAAACGATAACCAAAAAATCGTTTGGTCTTATTTCCCAAAACAAGATCCATCAGTACAAGCTGTACTATGTTGCGATAACGTTTCACGTGGCTTAGGCTACGGCGACGGCAAAATCTATCTACAACAAAATGATGGTAACTTGGTTGCTTTAGATGCTAAAACAGGTGCTAAAGCTTGGTCAGTATTGGTTAACGATCCAAAAGTTGGCGCGACAAACACTAACGCACCACACGTAATCAAAGACAAAGTATTAACAGGTTGTTCTGGTGCTGAATTCGGTGTTCGCTGCTTTATCGCTGCTTACAACCTAAAAGACGGTTCATTGGCATGGAAAGCTTACTCAACAGGTCCTGATGCTGAAGTTATGCTTGGTTCTGATTTCAACTCAGCAAACCCACTATACAATGCACTATCAGTTTACGCTGATGTAAATGGTGGTAACAAACAAGGCGGTTCTTTCAAAACACTTGATGCTGCATCGATCAAAGGTGGCGAAAAAGAATTGGGCACACGTACATGGTTGAAACCACAAGCAGTTAAAGATGGTTGGCAACATGGTGGTGGCTCTGTATGGGGCTGGTGGCCGTATGATGCACGTACAAACTTGGTTTACTACGGAACAGGTAACCCATCAGTTTGGAACCCAGATGTCCGTCCAGGCGATAACAAATGGTCAATGACTATTTTCGCTCGTGATTTAGATACTGGTATCGCTAAATGGGGCATGCAAATGACGCCACATGATGAGTGGGATTACGATGGTATTAACGAAGTGATCTTGTTCGACAAAGGCGGTAAAACATACGCTTGGCATCATGACCGTAACGGTTTCGCTTATACATGGCAAGCTGGTAACGGTACATTAGTTGCTGCTGAGAAAGTACATCCATTCGTTAACTGGGCAACTGGTGTTGATTTAAAAACAGGCGTTCCAGCTAAAGATGGTAAGTATTCTACTCACCAAGACTACAATGCAAAAGGCATCTGCCCAGCTGCATTGGGTACTAAAGACCAACAACCTGCTGCGTATTCACCAAAAACAGGTTTAGTGTACACACCATTGAACCACGTTTGTATGACATACGAGCCAGTTGAGTCTAAATACGTGGCTGGTCAACCTTGGGTTGGTGCTACTTTAACGATGTTTGCTGGTCCTGACGGCGTAATGGGTGGCTTCGGCGCTTACAACCCAATGACTAACAAAAAAGTTTGGTACAACAAAGAGAAATTCTCTGCTTGGGGTGGTGCTTTAACAACTGCAACTGATTTAGTGTTCTACGGTACATTAGATCGCTGGTTAAAAGCGGTTGATGCACAATCAGGTAAAGAACTTTGGAAATTCCAAGTGGGTTCTGGCGTGATTGGTAACTCATTCACATACGGCAACAAAGGCAAACAATACGTTGGTGTATTATCAGGTATTGGTGGCTGGGCTGGTGTGGCGATGAACCTTGGTATGACTAACGACACAGACGCACTTGGTGCTGCTGGTGGTTACAAAGAGTTAACTAAATACAATGCTGCTCCTGGCGGCGGTGCATTAACAGTATTCTCACTATAA
- the pip gene encoding prolyl aminopeptidase, translating to MSETLYNLYPELEPFNKNWLKVNDFHQIYYEECGNPHGIPVIFLHGGPGSGCNPTQRRFFDPKHYRIVLLDQRGCGRSLPVGEVKFNTTDDLVADIEKLRSHLSIDTWHVFGGSWGSTLALAYAVNHSKQVISLVLRGIFLSRPSELNWFLGDVQHFYPEVWYKLISYLPIEKQNDVLNAYAELIFNDDMHINTAAAVQWNAFESAIMRLKPATNDSPKEDVIKTKEQLQQEQATEVARARVQIHYIQHRCFIDGEALLKQTAILANIPTIIVQGRYDMVCPPQTAWALHQVMPHAQLTMVADAGHSAMELGVTSALVAATEQFKSLK from the coding sequence ATGTCAGAAACTCTTTACAATTTGTATCCAGAATTAGAGCCTTTTAACAAAAACTGGCTTAAAGTAAATGATTTTCACCAGATATACTATGAAGAATGCGGAAATCCTCATGGCATACCTGTGATTTTTTTACATGGTGGACCAGGAAGCGGCTGCAACCCAACGCAGCGGCGTTTTTTTGATCCTAAACATTACCGCATCGTTCTGCTTGACCAGCGAGGTTGTGGTCGCAGCTTGCCGGTTGGCGAAGTAAAATTCAACACCACAGATGATTTAGTCGCTGATATTGAAAAATTGCGCAGCCATTTAAGCATTGATACTTGGCACGTATTTGGCGGCTCTTGGGGCAGCACTCTGGCTTTGGCATACGCAGTTAACCATTCAAAACAGGTTATTTCTTTAGTGCTACGTGGCATCTTCTTAAGTCGCCCATCTGAATTAAATTGGTTTTTGGGTGATGTACAACATTTCTACCCAGAGGTTTGGTACAAGCTCATCAGCTATTTGCCTATTGAAAAACAGAATGATGTGTTGAATGCGTATGCAGAATTGATTTTTAACGATGATATGCATATTAATACAGCGGCGGCAGTGCAATGGAATGCTTTTGAAAGTGCGATTATGCGGCTGAAACCTGCAACGAACGATTCGCCAAAAGAGGATGTCATTAAAACCAAAGAACAATTGCAGCAAGAACAAGCGACAGAAGTCGCAAGGGCGCGCGTGCAGATACACTATATACAGCACCGATGTTTTATTGATGGCGAAGCACTATTAAAGCAAACGGCAATATTGGCAAATATTCCGACCATCATTGTGCAAGGGCGTTATGATATGGTGTGCCCGCCGCAAACCGCTTGGGCGTTGCATCAAGTAATGCCGCACGCACAATTGACGATGGTGGCAGATGCAGGACACTCTGCCATGGAACTTGGCGTGACTAGCGCTTTAGTGGCAGCTACAGAGCAGTTTAAATCGCTTAAATAA